A genomic segment from Bombus huntii isolate Logan2020A chromosome 13, iyBomHunt1.1, whole genome shotgun sequence encodes:
- the LOC126872523 gene encoding protein argonaute-2 isoform X2, producing the protein MAQMKQQLPLQMPDLSSLRITTAVSMLGKAYGCGQCSAPPPGPTTSSSVGASGATGSSVVAPGSLGLVSTQQTHTPPQPPELPMFSCPRRPNIGREGRQITLRANHFQITMPRGYVHHYDINIQPDKCPRKVNREIIETMVHAYSKIFGTLKPVFDGRNNLYTRDPLPIGTDKIELEVTLPGEGKDRVFRVVIKWLAQVSLFALEEALEGRTRQIPYDAILALDVVMRHLPSMTYTPVGRSFFSTPDGYYHPLGGGREVWFGFHQSVRPSQWKMMLNIDVSATAFYKAQPVIEFMCEVLDIRDIGDQKRPLTDSQRVKFTKEIKGLKIEITHCGTMRRKYRVCNVTRKPAQMQSFPLQLENGQTVECTVAKYFLDKYKMKLRHPYLPCLQVGQEHKHTYLPLEVCNIVAGQRCIKKLTDMQTSTMIKATARSAPDREREINNLVRRADFNNDSYVQEFGLTISNNMMEVRGRVLPPPKLQYGGRTKQQAIPNGGVWDMRGKQFFTGVEIRVWAIACFAPQRTVRDDSIRNFIAQLQRISNDAGMPIIGQPCFCKYATGPDQVEPMFRYLKATFSSLQLVCVILPGKTPVYAEVKRVGDTLLGMATQCVQAKNVNKTSPQTLSNLCLKINVKLGGINSILVPTIRPKVFDEPVIFFGADVTHPPAGDNKKPSIAAVVASMDAHPSRYAATVRVQQHRQEIIQELSSMVRELLLMFYKSTGGYKPLRIILYRDGVSEGQFLHVLQHELTAIREACIKLEAEYRPGITFVVVQKRHHTRLFCSEKRDQSGKSGNIPAGTTVDVCITHPTEFDFYLCSHQGIQGTSRPSHYHVLWDDNRFESDELQSLTYQLCHTYVRCTRSVSIPAPAYYAHLVAFRARYHLVEKEHDSGEGSHQSGCSEDRTPGAMARAITVHANTKRVMYFA; encoded by the exons ATGGCACAAATGAAACAACAACTACCACTTCAAATGCCAGATTTAAGTAGTCTTCGCATAACTACAGCTGTTTCCATGCTTGGTAAAGCATATGGATGTGGACAGTGTAGTG CTCCTCCACCTGGACCCACAACAAGTTCTTCTGTTGGTGCATCTGGAGCAACTGGCAGTAGTGTTGTAGCTCCAGGTTCTTTAGGACTTGTTTCCACACAACAAACACACACTCCTCCTCAACCTCCTGAACTGCCAA TGTTTTCATGTCCTCGAAGACCAAACATAGGACGTGAAGGCAGACAAATTACCTTAAGAGCTAATCACTTCCAAATAACAATGCCACGTGGTTATGTGCACCATTATGATATTAATATCCAACCTGATAAATGTCCTCGTAAAGTTAATAGGGAAATAATAGAAACAATGGTTCATGcatatagtaaaatatttgGAACTCTTAAACCCGTATTCGATGgcagaaataatttatatacaagGGACCCCTTGCCTATCGGTACGGACAAAATAGAATTAGAA GTAACACTGCCTGGTGAAGGTAAAGATAGAGTTTTTAGAGTGGTGATAAAGTGGCTGGCTCAAGTTTCACTGTTTGCTTTAGAAGAAGCTTTAGAAGGGCGTACAAGACAAatcccatatgacgctatacttGCTTTAGATGTTGTAATGAGGCATTTACCATCTATGACATATACTCCAGTAGGTAGATCATTCTTTAGTACACCAGATGGATATTACCATCCATTAGGTGGTGGTAGAGAAGTTTGGTTTGGTTTTCATCAATCTGTTAGGCCATCCCAATGGAAAATGATGCTAAACATTGAtg TTTCTGCAACTGCATTTTATAAAGCACAACCTGTTATAGAATTTATGTGTGAAGTATTAGACATTCGAGACATAGGTGATCAAAAGAGACCCTTAACAGATTCTCAGCGAGTTAAATTTACCAAAGAAATTAAAGGACTTAAAATTGAAATCACACACTGTGGGACAATGAGGCGAAAATACAGAGTGTGTAATGTTACGCGTAAACCTGCTCAAATGCAATC aTTCCCGTTACAATTAGAAAATGGACAAACAGTCGAGTGCACGGttgcaaaatatttcttagacaaatataaaatgaaattgcgACACCCATATCTTCCATGCCTTCAAGTTGGACAAGAACATAAACATACATATTTGCCACTTGAG GTCTGTAATATTGTTGCTGGGCAACGTTGTATCAAGAAATTGACCGATATGCAGACCTCTACTATGATAAAAGCTACAGCCCGGTCTGCTCCAGATCGTGAACGAGAAATAAATAACTTAGTTAGAAGAGCTGACTTTAATAATGATTCATATGTTCAAGAATTTGGTTTGACGATATCAAACAATATGATGGAAGTTAGGGGTCGTGTTTTGCCTCCACCCAAGCTACAGTATGGAGGGCGC ACGAAGCAGCAGGCTATACCTAATGGTGGTGTTTGGGATATGCGAGGCAAGCAATTTTTCACAGGTGTGGAAATTAGAGTTTGGGCAATTGCTTGTTTCGCTCCACAAAGAACTGTACGCGATGATTCAATACGTAATTTTATAGCACAATTACAAAGAATAAGCAATGATGCTGGGATGCCAATTATTGGGCAACCATGTTTTTGTAAATATGCTACTGGGCCAGATCAAGTAGAGCCCATGTTTAGATATCTAAAAGCGACATTTTCATCATTACAACTTGTTTGTGTTATATTACCTGGAAAAACACCTGTATATg CTGAAGTCAAAAGAGTAGGAGATACATTATTGGGTATGGCAACGCAGTGTGTACAAgcaaaaaatgttaataaaacgtcacCACAGACGTTGTCGaatttatgtttgaaaattaatgtaaaattaGGTGGTATTAATAGTATTCTAGTACCCACTATCAGACCGAAAGTGTTTGATGAACCTGTTATATTTTTTGGAGCTGATGTGACTCATCCTCCTGCTGGAGATAATAAAAAGCCTAGCATAGCGGCAGTAGTTGCTAGTATGGATGCTCATCCATCTCGGTACGCAGCTACTGTTAGAGTTCAACAACATAGACAAGAAATTATTCAGGAACTTAGTTCAATGGTGAG ggAACTCCTTCTTATGTTCTATAAAAGCACTGGTGGATATAAACCACTTAGGATAATTCTTTATCGCGATGGTGTCTCAGAAGGTCAATTTCTTCATGTTTTACAACACGAGTTAACTGCCATTCGAGAAGCTTGTATTAAACTTGAAGCTGAGTATAGACCTGGAATAACATTTGTTGTAGTCCAGAAGAGACATCACACTCGCCTATTTTGTTCGGAAAAAAGAGATCAAAGTGGTAAAAGCGGGAATATACCAGCCGGTACAACAGTTGATGTCTGTATAACGCATCCAACTGAATTTGACTTCTATTTATGTAGTCACCAAGGCATCCAG GGCACGTCTCGACCATCACATTATCACGTTTTATGGGATGATAATCGTTTTGAAAGTGATGAATTACAGTCTCTAACGTATCAATTATGTCACACGTATGTCAGATGTACGAGATCTGTTAGTATACCTGCACCAGCATATTATGCTCATCTCGTAGCATTCCGAGCCAGATATCATTTGGTAGAAAAAGAGCATGATAG TGGAGAAGGATCTCATCAATCTGGCTGTAGCGAAGACAGAACACCAGGTGCAATGGCAAGAGCTATCACAGTTCATGCAAACACAAAGCGGGTTATGTACTTTGCATAA
- the LOC126872523 gene encoding protein argonaute-2 isoform X1, translated as MAQMKQQLPLQMPDLSSLRITTAVSMLGKAYGCGQCSAPPPGPTTSSSVGASGATGSSVVAPGSLGLVSTQQTHTPPQPPELPMFSCPRRPNIGREGRQITLRANHFQITMPRGYVHHYDINIQPDKCPRKVNREIIETMVHAYSKIFGTLKPVFDGRNNLYTRDPLPIGTDKIELEVTLPGEGKDRVFRVVIKWLAQVSLFALEEALEGRTRQIPYDAILALDVVMRHLPSMTYTPVGRSFFSTPDGYYHPLGGGREVWFGFHQSVRPSQWKMMLNIDVSATAFYKAQPVIEFMCEVLDIRDIGDQKRPLTDSQRVKFTKEIKGLKIEITHCGTMRRKYRVCNVTRKPAQMQSFPLQLENGQTVECTVAKYFLDKYKMKLRHPYLPCLQVGQEHKHTYLPLEVCNIVAGQRCIKKLTDMQTSTMIKATARSAPDREREINNLVRRADFNNDSYVQEFGLTISNNMMEVRGRVLPPPKLQYGGRVSSLSGQTKQQAIPNGGVWDMRGKQFFTGVEIRVWAIACFAPQRTVRDDSIRNFIAQLQRISNDAGMPIIGQPCFCKYATGPDQVEPMFRYLKATFSSLQLVCVILPGKTPVYAEVKRVGDTLLGMATQCVQAKNVNKTSPQTLSNLCLKINVKLGGINSILVPTIRPKVFDEPVIFFGADVTHPPAGDNKKPSIAAVVASMDAHPSRYAATVRVQQHRQEIIQELSSMVRELLLMFYKSTGGYKPLRIILYRDGVSEGQFLHVLQHELTAIREACIKLEAEYRPGITFVVVQKRHHTRLFCSEKRDQSGKSGNIPAGTTVDVCITHPTEFDFYLCSHQGIQGTSRPSHYHVLWDDNRFESDELQSLTYQLCHTYVRCTRSVSIPAPAYYAHLVAFRARYHLVEKEHDSGEGSHQSGCSEDRTPGAMARAITVHANTKRVMYFA; from the exons ATGGCACAAATGAAACAACAACTACCACTTCAAATGCCAGATTTAAGTAGTCTTCGCATAACTACAGCTGTTTCCATGCTTGGTAAAGCATATGGATGTGGACAGTGTAGTG CTCCTCCACCTGGACCCACAACAAGTTCTTCTGTTGGTGCATCTGGAGCAACTGGCAGTAGTGTTGTAGCTCCAGGTTCTTTAGGACTTGTTTCCACACAACAAACACACACTCCTCCTCAACCTCCTGAACTGCCAA TGTTTTCATGTCCTCGAAGACCAAACATAGGACGTGAAGGCAGACAAATTACCTTAAGAGCTAATCACTTCCAAATAACAATGCCACGTGGTTATGTGCACCATTATGATATTAATATCCAACCTGATAAATGTCCTCGTAAAGTTAATAGGGAAATAATAGAAACAATGGTTCATGcatatagtaaaatatttgGAACTCTTAAACCCGTATTCGATGgcagaaataatttatatacaagGGACCCCTTGCCTATCGGTACGGACAAAATAGAATTAGAA GTAACACTGCCTGGTGAAGGTAAAGATAGAGTTTTTAGAGTGGTGATAAAGTGGCTGGCTCAAGTTTCACTGTTTGCTTTAGAAGAAGCTTTAGAAGGGCGTACAAGACAAatcccatatgacgctatacttGCTTTAGATGTTGTAATGAGGCATTTACCATCTATGACATATACTCCAGTAGGTAGATCATTCTTTAGTACACCAGATGGATATTACCATCCATTAGGTGGTGGTAGAGAAGTTTGGTTTGGTTTTCATCAATCTGTTAGGCCATCCCAATGGAAAATGATGCTAAACATTGAtg TTTCTGCAACTGCATTTTATAAAGCACAACCTGTTATAGAATTTATGTGTGAAGTATTAGACATTCGAGACATAGGTGATCAAAAGAGACCCTTAACAGATTCTCAGCGAGTTAAATTTACCAAAGAAATTAAAGGACTTAAAATTGAAATCACACACTGTGGGACAATGAGGCGAAAATACAGAGTGTGTAATGTTACGCGTAAACCTGCTCAAATGCAATC aTTCCCGTTACAATTAGAAAATGGACAAACAGTCGAGTGCACGGttgcaaaatatttcttagacaaatataaaatgaaattgcgACACCCATATCTTCCATGCCTTCAAGTTGGACAAGAACATAAACATACATATTTGCCACTTGAG GTCTGTAATATTGTTGCTGGGCAACGTTGTATCAAGAAATTGACCGATATGCAGACCTCTACTATGATAAAAGCTACAGCCCGGTCTGCTCCAGATCGTGAACGAGAAATAAATAACTTAGTTAGAAGAGCTGACTTTAATAATGATTCATATGTTCAAGAATTTGGTTTGACGATATCAAACAATATGATGGAAGTTAGGGGTCGTGTTTTGCCTCCACCCAAGCTACAGTATGGAGGGCGCGTAAGTTCCCTCAGTGGACAG ACGAAGCAGCAGGCTATACCTAATGGTGGTGTTTGGGATATGCGAGGCAAGCAATTTTTCACAGGTGTGGAAATTAGAGTTTGGGCAATTGCTTGTTTCGCTCCACAAAGAACTGTACGCGATGATTCAATACGTAATTTTATAGCACAATTACAAAGAATAAGCAATGATGCTGGGATGCCAATTATTGGGCAACCATGTTTTTGTAAATATGCTACTGGGCCAGATCAAGTAGAGCCCATGTTTAGATATCTAAAAGCGACATTTTCATCATTACAACTTGTTTGTGTTATATTACCTGGAAAAACACCTGTATATg CTGAAGTCAAAAGAGTAGGAGATACATTATTGGGTATGGCAACGCAGTGTGTACAAgcaaaaaatgttaataaaacgtcacCACAGACGTTGTCGaatttatgtttgaaaattaatgtaaaattaGGTGGTATTAATAGTATTCTAGTACCCACTATCAGACCGAAAGTGTTTGATGAACCTGTTATATTTTTTGGAGCTGATGTGACTCATCCTCCTGCTGGAGATAATAAAAAGCCTAGCATAGCGGCAGTAGTTGCTAGTATGGATGCTCATCCATCTCGGTACGCAGCTACTGTTAGAGTTCAACAACATAGACAAGAAATTATTCAGGAACTTAGTTCAATGGTGAG ggAACTCCTTCTTATGTTCTATAAAAGCACTGGTGGATATAAACCACTTAGGATAATTCTTTATCGCGATGGTGTCTCAGAAGGTCAATTTCTTCATGTTTTACAACACGAGTTAACTGCCATTCGAGAAGCTTGTATTAAACTTGAAGCTGAGTATAGACCTGGAATAACATTTGTTGTAGTCCAGAAGAGACATCACACTCGCCTATTTTGTTCGGAAAAAAGAGATCAAAGTGGTAAAAGCGGGAATATACCAGCCGGTACAACAGTTGATGTCTGTATAACGCATCCAACTGAATTTGACTTCTATTTATGTAGTCACCAAGGCATCCAG GGCACGTCTCGACCATCACATTATCACGTTTTATGGGATGATAATCGTTTTGAAAGTGATGAATTACAGTCTCTAACGTATCAATTATGTCACACGTATGTCAGATGTACGAGATCTGTTAGTATACCTGCACCAGCATATTATGCTCATCTCGTAGCATTCCGAGCCAGATATCATTTGGTAGAAAAAGAGCATGATAG TGGAGAAGGATCTCATCAATCTGGCTGTAGCGAAGACAGAACACCAGGTGCAATGGCAAGAGCTATCACAGTTCATGCAAACACAAAGCGGGTTATGTACTTTGCATAA
- the LOC126872523 gene encoding protein argonaute-2 isoform X3: protein MYPVGQPPPPGPTTSSSVGASGATGSSVVAPGSLGLVSTQQTHTPPQPPELPMFSCPRRPNIGREGRQITLRANHFQITMPRGYVHHYDINIQPDKCPRKVNREIIETMVHAYSKIFGTLKPVFDGRNNLYTRDPLPIGTDKIELEVTLPGEGKDRVFRVVIKWLAQVSLFALEEALEGRTRQIPYDAILALDVVMRHLPSMTYTPVGRSFFSTPDGYYHPLGGGREVWFGFHQSVRPSQWKMMLNIDVSATAFYKAQPVIEFMCEVLDIRDIGDQKRPLTDSQRVKFTKEIKGLKIEITHCGTMRRKYRVCNVTRKPAQMQSFPLQLENGQTVECTVAKYFLDKYKMKLRHPYLPCLQVGQEHKHTYLPLEVCNIVAGQRCIKKLTDMQTSTMIKATARSAPDREREINNLVRRADFNNDSYVQEFGLTISNNMMEVRGRVLPPPKLQYGGRVSSLSGQTKQQAIPNGGVWDMRGKQFFTGVEIRVWAIACFAPQRTVRDDSIRNFIAQLQRISNDAGMPIIGQPCFCKYATGPDQVEPMFRYLKATFSSLQLVCVILPGKTPVYAEVKRVGDTLLGMATQCVQAKNVNKTSPQTLSNLCLKINVKLGGINSILVPTIRPKVFDEPVIFFGADVTHPPAGDNKKPSIAAVVASMDAHPSRYAATVRVQQHRQEIIQELSSMVRELLLMFYKSTGGYKPLRIILYRDGVSEGQFLHVLQHELTAIREACIKLEAEYRPGITFVVVQKRHHTRLFCSEKRDQSGKSGNIPAGTTVDVCITHPTEFDFYLCSHQGIQGTSRPSHYHVLWDDNRFESDELQSLTYQLCHTYVRCTRSVSIPAPAYYAHLVAFRARYHLVEKEHDSGEGSHQSGCSEDRTPGAMARAITVHANTKRVMYFA, encoded by the exons ATGTATCCCGTAGGGCAGC CTCCTCCACCTGGACCCACAACAAGTTCTTCTGTTGGTGCATCTGGAGCAACTGGCAGTAGTGTTGTAGCTCCAGGTTCTTTAGGACTTGTTTCCACACAACAAACACACACTCCTCCTCAACCTCCTGAACTGCCAA TGTTTTCATGTCCTCGAAGACCAAACATAGGACGTGAAGGCAGACAAATTACCTTAAGAGCTAATCACTTCCAAATAACAATGCCACGTGGTTATGTGCACCATTATGATATTAATATCCAACCTGATAAATGTCCTCGTAAAGTTAATAGGGAAATAATAGAAACAATGGTTCATGcatatagtaaaatatttgGAACTCTTAAACCCGTATTCGATGgcagaaataatttatatacaagGGACCCCTTGCCTATCGGTACGGACAAAATAGAATTAGAA GTAACACTGCCTGGTGAAGGTAAAGATAGAGTTTTTAGAGTGGTGATAAAGTGGCTGGCTCAAGTTTCACTGTTTGCTTTAGAAGAAGCTTTAGAAGGGCGTACAAGACAAatcccatatgacgctatacttGCTTTAGATGTTGTAATGAGGCATTTACCATCTATGACATATACTCCAGTAGGTAGATCATTCTTTAGTACACCAGATGGATATTACCATCCATTAGGTGGTGGTAGAGAAGTTTGGTTTGGTTTTCATCAATCTGTTAGGCCATCCCAATGGAAAATGATGCTAAACATTGAtg TTTCTGCAACTGCATTTTATAAAGCACAACCTGTTATAGAATTTATGTGTGAAGTATTAGACATTCGAGACATAGGTGATCAAAAGAGACCCTTAACAGATTCTCAGCGAGTTAAATTTACCAAAGAAATTAAAGGACTTAAAATTGAAATCACACACTGTGGGACAATGAGGCGAAAATACAGAGTGTGTAATGTTACGCGTAAACCTGCTCAAATGCAATC aTTCCCGTTACAATTAGAAAATGGACAAACAGTCGAGTGCACGGttgcaaaatatttcttagacaaatataaaatgaaattgcgACACCCATATCTTCCATGCCTTCAAGTTGGACAAGAACATAAACATACATATTTGCCACTTGAG GTCTGTAATATTGTTGCTGGGCAACGTTGTATCAAGAAATTGACCGATATGCAGACCTCTACTATGATAAAAGCTACAGCCCGGTCTGCTCCAGATCGTGAACGAGAAATAAATAACTTAGTTAGAAGAGCTGACTTTAATAATGATTCATATGTTCAAGAATTTGGTTTGACGATATCAAACAATATGATGGAAGTTAGGGGTCGTGTTTTGCCTCCACCCAAGCTACAGTATGGAGGGCGCGTAAGTTCCCTCAGTGGACAG ACGAAGCAGCAGGCTATACCTAATGGTGGTGTTTGGGATATGCGAGGCAAGCAATTTTTCACAGGTGTGGAAATTAGAGTTTGGGCAATTGCTTGTTTCGCTCCACAAAGAACTGTACGCGATGATTCAATACGTAATTTTATAGCACAATTACAAAGAATAAGCAATGATGCTGGGATGCCAATTATTGGGCAACCATGTTTTTGTAAATATGCTACTGGGCCAGATCAAGTAGAGCCCATGTTTAGATATCTAAAAGCGACATTTTCATCATTACAACTTGTTTGTGTTATATTACCTGGAAAAACACCTGTATATg CTGAAGTCAAAAGAGTAGGAGATACATTATTGGGTATGGCAACGCAGTGTGTACAAgcaaaaaatgttaataaaacgtcacCACAGACGTTGTCGaatttatgtttgaaaattaatgtaaaattaGGTGGTATTAATAGTATTCTAGTACCCACTATCAGACCGAAAGTGTTTGATGAACCTGTTATATTTTTTGGAGCTGATGTGACTCATCCTCCTGCTGGAGATAATAAAAAGCCTAGCATAGCGGCAGTAGTTGCTAGTATGGATGCTCATCCATCTCGGTACGCAGCTACTGTTAGAGTTCAACAACATAGACAAGAAATTATTCAGGAACTTAGTTCAATGGTGAG ggAACTCCTTCTTATGTTCTATAAAAGCACTGGTGGATATAAACCACTTAGGATAATTCTTTATCGCGATGGTGTCTCAGAAGGTCAATTTCTTCATGTTTTACAACACGAGTTAACTGCCATTCGAGAAGCTTGTATTAAACTTGAAGCTGAGTATAGACCTGGAATAACATTTGTTGTAGTCCAGAAGAGACATCACACTCGCCTATTTTGTTCGGAAAAAAGAGATCAAAGTGGTAAAAGCGGGAATATACCAGCCGGTACAACAGTTGATGTCTGTATAACGCATCCAACTGAATTTGACTTCTATTTATGTAGTCACCAAGGCATCCAG GGCACGTCTCGACCATCACATTATCACGTTTTATGGGATGATAATCGTTTTGAAAGTGATGAATTACAGTCTCTAACGTATCAATTATGTCACACGTATGTCAGATGTACGAGATCTGTTAGTATACCTGCACCAGCATATTATGCTCATCTCGTAGCATTCCGAGCCAGATATCATTTGGTAGAAAAAGAGCATGATAG TGGAGAAGGATCTCATCAATCTGGCTGTAGCGAAGACAGAACACCAGGTGCAATGGCAAGAGCTATCACAGTTCATGCAAACACAAAGCGGGTTATGTACTTTGCATAA